The window ATCCAGGTAGGCGCGGACCTGCGGCTCGGGCAGTGCGCCCTGGAAGAGCGGGATCGGCTGTCCCTTCAGTACGGCGAACACGCTCGGGATCGACTGGACCTTGAAGGCCGCGGCGATACCGGGCTCGGCGTCGACGTCCACCTTGGCCAGCACGAAGCCGCCCGCGTACTGCTCGGCGAGCCGTTCCAGCACCGGCGACAGCGCCGTACAGGGGCCGCACCAGGTCGCCCAGAGGTCGATGACCACCGGCGCCAGGAACGAGCGGTCGATCACCTCGGCCTGGAAGGTGGCCTCGGTGACGTCGAGAACGACTCCGGCGCCGGCTGCCGGATCCGCGGCGGCGGTCCTGGCCCTCGCAGCTGCTTGTTCCTGCGCCTGCCGCGCGGCGGCCATGGCACCGAGGTCGACGGCGCCTCGCATCGAGAACTGGTTGCTCACCCGGCCATCCTCCCCGATGGCCGCCGGTCAGCACAGAACCGGGACCCGCCGTCCCGGGCGACCTGCCGCCACATCGTGGATTTTGCGTAGAGACCACGTTCTCGCTATTGTCCACTGACCTTGTCTACAACATGTCGATCTGGAGGCGCCCCGATGTCCCGACGAAAGCTCATCCGTTTGGCCGGCGTTGCAGCCGCGGCATCCGCCGTGCTCGCCGTCGCCGCCTGCGGCTCGTCCGGGAGCACCGGTGCCACGCCGACCCAGTTGTCGCTGGTCGGGTTCGCCGTCCCGAAGGCCGGCAACGACGCAGTCCGGGCGCTGTGGGGCAAGACGCCTGACGGTGCCGGAGTCACCTGGACCACGTCGTACGGCGCCTCCGGCGACCAGAGCCGCGCGGTCGCCGCCGGCCTCAAGGCCGACCTGGTCCACTTCTCGATCACGCCAGACGTGACCCGGCTGGTCGACGCCAAGCTCGTGGCCGACACCTGGGACGACGGGCCCACCAAGGGGATCCTCACCGACTCGGTGGTCGTGCTAGTCGTGCGCAAAGGCAATCCCAAGAACATCAAGGGCTGGGACGACATCGTCAAGCCCGGCGTCGGCATCGTCACCCCCAACCCGGGCTCGTCGGGCGCCGCGCGGTGGAACATCCTGGCCGCCTGGGGTCACGTGACCGCCAACGGCGGGAGCGAGGCCGATGCGACGGCGTTCCTGACCAAGTTCTTCCAGAACACCGTGGCGCTGCCCGGCAGCGGTCGCGACGCGACCACCGCGTTCCAGGGCGGCACCGGTGACGTGCTCATCTCGTACGAGAATGAGGCGATCCTGGCGCGCCAGAACAACGCCGACTTCGACTACATCATCCCGGACACCACGTTGCTCATCGAGAACCCCGCCGCCGTCACCGTCGGCAGCAACCCGAAGGCGGCGACCTTCCTGACCTACGCGCTCAGCAAGGACGGGCAGACTGCCTACGCCGAGAAGGGCTTCCGCCCGCTGGACAAGAGCGTGTCGGTCACCGTGACCGGAGCCAACGACCCGGCCAACCCGTTCCCGGCGCCCAAGAAGCTGCTCACCATCGACACCGACTTCCAGGGTTGGTCCGCGGTCAGCAAGAAGTACTTCGACACCACCAACGGCATCATCACCAAGATCCAGCAGCAGACCGGCAAGTCGTGACGACCCAGACGGCTGCACCTCGTGCCGGCCGGAAGGTGCCTCGGCACCATCCGGCCGGCACGGTCGGCTTGTCGCTGCCGTCCCGTGTCGGCCTCGGCGTCGCGCTGATCTGGTTCAGCATCCTCGCGCTGATCCCGCTGGCCGCCGTGCTGGTACAGACCTCCAAGGGCGGCTGGGAGCAGTTCTGGGCGACGCTGAGCAACCCGCAGACACTCTCGGCGTTGCAGTTGACCATTGCGGAGGCCGGCCTGGTCACCGTGATCAACATCGTGATCGGCCCACTGATCGCGTGGGTCCTGGTCCGCGATCATTTCTTCGGCAAGCGAGCGCTGGAAGTCCTCATCGACATCCCGTTCGCCCTGCCGACCATCGTCGCGGGACTGGTGCTGCTGTCGTTGTACGGCCCGCAGAGCCCGATCGGCGTCAACGTCGCCAACACCCGCGCGGCGGTCTTCCTCGCCTTCCTCTTCGTCACGCTGCCGTTCATCGTGCGCACCGTGCAGCCGGTCCTGGCCGAACTGGACCCCGAGGTCGAGCAGGCGGCTGCGTCGTTGGGCGCCAACCGGTTCACCACGTTCCGCCGGATCATCCTGCCGGCGCTCGTTCCCGCGATCGCCGCCGGTGCCGCGCTGTCGTTTGCCCGCGGCGTGAGCGAATACGGCTCGCTGGTCCTGCTGTCGGGCAACCTCCCGATGCGTACCGAGGTCGGCTCGGTCCGCATCCTCACGTACCTGGAGAACGGCGACACCGCCTCGGCGGCCGCCGTGGCGACGGTGCTGCTGGCGGTGTCGCTGCTGGTCATCGTGGTGCTCGACGTGATCCAACGAAGGGTGGCCAAGCGTGGCTGACACCATCGCCGCGCCCCGGCCGCAGGCCGATCGCCCGGCCCGGCGTACGGCGCGCACCCGCCGCCGCAGGGGACCGTTGGCCTACCTGTTGCGGGCGATCGTGATCGTCTATCTGGTCATGCTCGTGGGCTGGCCGGTGCTCATGATCGTGCAACACACCTTCGCGACCGGCCTCGCGCCAGTGTGGGAGGCGTTGACCGACCCGACCGTGCTGTTCGCCTTGCGGCTCACCGTGTTCGTCTCGCTGGCGGCCGTCGCGCTGAACACCGTCTTCGGCGTCGGCATCTCGATCCTGTTGGTGCGCTACGACTTCCGTGGCAAGCGGACGCTGAGCGCCCTGCTCGACCTGCCGCTGTCGGTCTCGCCGATCGTCGTGGGGCTGTCGCTGATCCTCGTCTACGGCGGCCGGGACGGCTGGTTCGGTCCTGCGCTGGAAAGCGCTGGCTTCCAGGTCATCTTCGCCATCCCCGGCATGATCCTGGCCACCGCGTTCGTCTCGCTGCCGTTGGTCATCCGGGAAGTCGTACCGATCCTGCAGGAGATCGGCACCGAGCAGGAGCAGGCTGCGACCAGCCTCGGCGCCAGCGCCGCGCAGACGTTCCGCCGCGTGACGCTGCCGGCGATCAAGTGGGCTGTGGTGTACGGCCTCGTGCTCACCCTCGCCCGCTCGCTGGGTGAGTTCGGTGCGGTCAAGGTCGTGTCGGGCAACTTCCAGAACCAGACGCAGACGGCGACCTTGCTGGTCGAGGAGAAGTACCAGGACTTCCAGCAGGGCGCGGCCTACTCCGTCGCCTTCCTGCTCGCGGCGGTGTCCGTCGCGTGCATCATCGTGGTGTCGTTCCTGCGACCGGACACGTCGAGGCAACGATGAGTGCCGTACCCGGCGGCAGGACCGGCCACAGCCACACCGACCAG of the Actinomycetota bacterium genome contains:
- a CDS encoding sulfate ABC transporter substrate-binding protein → MSRRKLIRLAGVAAAASAVLAVAACGSSGSTGATPTQLSLVGFAVPKAGNDAVRALWGKTPDGAGVTWTTSYGASGDQSRAVAAGLKADLVHFSITPDVTRLVDAKLVADTWDDGPTKGILTDSVVVLVVRKGNPKNIKGWDDIVKPGVGIVTPNPGSSGAARWNILAAWGHVTANGGSEADATAFLTKFFQNTVALPGSGRDATTAFQGGTGDVLISYENEAILARQNNADFDYIIPDTTLLIENPAAVTVGSNPKAATFLTYALSKDGQTAYAEKGFRPLDKSVSVTVTGANDPANPFPAPKKLLTIDTDFQGWSAVSKKYFDTTNGIITKIQQQTGKS
- the cysT gene encoding sulfate ABC transporter permease subunit CysT — encoded protein: MPRHHPAGTVGLSLPSRVGLGVALIWFSILALIPLAAVLVQTSKGGWEQFWATLSNPQTLSALQLTIAEAGLVTVINIVIGPLIAWVLVRDHFFGKRALEVLIDIPFALPTIVAGLVLLSLYGPQSPIGVNVANTRAAVFLAFLFVTLPFIVRTVQPVLAELDPEVEQAAASLGANRFTTFRRIILPALVPAIAAGAALSFARGVSEYGSLVLLSGNLPMRTEVGSVRILTYLENGDTASAAAVATVLLAVSLLVIVVLDVIQRRVAKRG
- a CDS encoding sulfate ABC transporter permease; this encodes MADTIAAPRPQADRPARRTARTRRRRGPLAYLLRAIVIVYLVMLVGWPVLMIVQHTFATGLAPVWEALTDPTVLFALRLTVFVSLAAVALNTVFGVGISILLVRYDFRGKRTLSALLDLPLSVSPIVVGLSLILVYGGRDGWFGPALESAGFQVIFAIPGMILATAFVSLPLVIREVVPILQEIGTEQEQAATSLGASAAQTFRRVTLPAIKWAVVYGLVLTLARSLGEFGAVKVVSGNFQNQTQTATLLVEEKYQDFQQGAAYSVAFLLAAVSVACIIVVSFLRPDTSRQR